The following are encoded together in the Danaus plexippus chromosome 15, MEX_DaPlex, whole genome shotgun sequence genome:
- the LOC116766582 gene encoding trimethyllysine dioxygenase, mitochondrial, with protein MSAITDVNKFDRALNIKFENGTSLSVEDCWLRDNCRCSSCYRSDTFQKANYLLELSGIKISTFKFDACNLYIEWNDKHQSTYEASFLIKFQYDKWKDSRKLRPILWKGLDIENKIARVHAREFLNTESGAITVFKSLIDYGVALIDQVGVSLEATEQVCKALGGVQHTLFGGMWQFTSVQDYADTAYTNLPLAVHNDNTYFNEAAGLQILHCLEHSNGEGGETILVDGFFGATKLKNEFPEDFEFLTNFNLDAEYLEDGHHYKYSAPVINVDKEKNLEQIRFNVYDRSPMAFSSGEECRSYYRALWNLSTYYQNTDCQWKFKLYPGLVMVMDNFRVLHGRTAFTGNRIICGSYVSRSDWLNKARALKLIQ; from the exons atgtctg CTATAACCGATGTTAATAAGTTTGATAGAgctctaaatataaaatttgaaaatggaaCTTCTTTAAGTGTTGAAGATTGCTGGCTTCGAGATAATTGCAG ATGTTCGTCGTGCTATCGCTCTGATACTTTTCAAAAAGCTAATTACCTATTAGAACTATCAGGCATCAAGATAAGCACTTTTAAATTCGACGCTTGTAATCTATACATCGAAT ggAATGACAAACATCAGTCGACATACGAAgcatcttttttaataaaatttcaatatgatAAATGGAAAGACAGTAGAAAACTAAGACCAATATTATGGAAGGGTTTggacattgaaaataaaatagcaagGGTTCATGCCCGTGAATTCCTTAACACCGAGAGTGGTGCTATCACAGTATTCAAATCTCTAATAGACTACGGCGTTGCTTTAATTGatcag GTAGGTGTATCTCTGGAAGCTACGGAACAGGTGTGCAAAGCGTTAGGTGGTGTACAACATACCTTGTTTGGAGGCATGTGGCAGTTTACCTCCGTCCAGGACTACGCTGACACCGCTTACACGAATCTGCCATTAGCTGTGCACAATGATAACACTTACTTCAACGAGGCAGCTGg CCTCCAGATACTGCATTGCCTGGAACATTCCAATGGAGAAGGCGGAGAAACAATTTTAGTTGATGGTTTTTTTGGAGCTACGaaattgaaaaatgaattCCCTGAGGATTTTGAGTTCTtgactaattttaatttagacgCGGAATATTTGGAAGATGgtcatcattataaatattcggCACCTGTTATAAATGTTGACAAGGAAAAGAATTTGGAACAAATAAG GTTTAATGTTTACGACCGCTCACCGATGGCATTCTCTAGTGGTGAGGAATGCAGGTCATACTACCGCGCGCTATGGAATCTCTCGACCTATTACCAAAATACCGACTGTCaatggaaatttaaattatacccAG GTTTGGTGATGGTGATGGACAACTTCAGAGTACTTCATGGAAGAACAGCTTTCACAGGAAATCGTATAATATGCGGTAGTTACGTGTCACGTTCCGATTGGCTTAATAAAGCACGAGCTTTGAAACTTATACAATAG
- the LOC133319225 gene encoding uncharacterized protein LOC133319225 produces the protein MPRGRRANIGRRTRHASQQQVYSQNLSEERQNIIRENARLRQRVSTRRSLASYNRLAFQYDPTANYSDDENLNIGPMTTVCRYCNALKFKRETAGLCCASGKVKLDPLLTPPQPLKPLFDGSDPDSSHFLQHILEYNNCFRMTSFGANIIREGGFMPTCKIQGQIYHLHGSMVPTPDEPHQFLQIYFISSMVDQLNVRCNIQGTQQLKRRIIEQLQAFFHANNAVVNMFKTALERMPSDTHKFVIRADCTPTGEHVRRFNAPTVNDVAAIIVGDPTKSRDIVVQRRSNIMHRVNETHRLYDALQYPIIYWQGQDGYDITLKMVDPITSVSTNKNLSAMNYYAYRMMIRTHEENVILKCRRLFQQFAVDMYVKVETERLAFIRFNQAKLRSEDYIHLRDAIHSDGDVQSIGRLTILPSSYIGSPRHMHEYAQDAMTYVRNYGTPDLFITFTCNPKWTEIERELEPGQKPQDRHDIIARVFQQKLKVMMDVLTKYRVFGDTRCYMYSVEWQKRGLPHAHILTWLLNKLHSNEVDDIISAEIPDPVTDPHLHDIVTTQMVHGPCGALNPLSPCMTDGKCTKRYPRPLVAETVTGNDGYPVYRRRSKEDNGRTIKVKVQNQEIEIGNEFIVPYCPLLSRIFETHVNVESCHSAKSIKYLCKYVTKGSDMAVFGIASENANDEISNFQMGRYVSTNEALWRLFSFLIHERYPTVVHLAVHLENGQRVYFTEANAAQRAERPPSTTLTSFFAMCEADPFAATLMYVEMPKYYTWNQSTKKFQRRKQGTPVPDWPQVFSTDALGRMYTVHPRNDECFYLRLLLVNVRGPKSFAHLKTVNGHQCQTYREACQLLSLLENDSHWDLTLADSVVSSNAYQIRTLFAIIITTCSPSQPIQLWNKYKDDICEDILHRLRIQTNNPDMQITDEIYNEGLILIEDQCLTIANKLLIEVGMIAPNRSIHDAFNQELNRELQYNVDTLQEFVQNNVPLLNEQQKPVYETLMQAVDNNTGGLFFLDASGGTGKTFVISLILATIRSTGDIALALASSGIAATLLDGGRTAHSALKLPLNLNTIETPTCNISRSSAMGKLLTQCKLIVWDECTMAHKKSLEALNFTLKDLRRNNNIFGGLMILLAGDFRQTLPVIPRGTPADELNACLKASPLWNNVKTLSLTTNMRVQLQNDQSAAQFSKQLLAVGNGKVPVDATSGLITLTNDFCRFVDSQLALIENVFPNISENYQNYAWLSQRAILAAKNNDVHALNFTIQSKIDGDLVTYKSVDSITNPDDVVHYPTEFLNSLELPGFPPHNLQLKVGTVIMILRNLNPPRLCNGTRLAVKRLMPNLIEATIINGKYAGENVCIPRIPMIPTDLPFDFKRLQFPVRLAFAMTINKSQGQSHSVCGINLENHCFSHGQLYVACSRVGKPSALFVLTSDQKTKNVVYQRALQ, from the exons ATGCCTAGAGGACGACGTGCGAACATCGGTCGCCGCACAAGACATGCAAGTCAGCAACAAGTGTATTCACAGAACTTAAGCGAagaaagacaaaatataataagagaaaATGCCCGATTGAGACAACGCGTGAGCACACGAAGATCATTGGCATCATACAATCGCTTGGCATTCCAATATGATCCCACTGCGAACTACAGtgatgatgaaaatttaaatattggacCAATGACGACTGTATGCCGATATTGCAATGCGTTAAAGTTCAAAAGAGAAACGGCTGGATTGTGCTGCGCAAGTGGAAAAGTCAAACTGGATCCATTACTTACACCACCACAGCCACTGAAACCATTGTTCGATGGAAGTGATCCCGATTCCAGCCATTTTCTTCAACACATCCTTGAATACAATAACTGCTTTCGCATGACTTCCTTTGGAGCTAATATCATTCGAGAAGGCGGCTTCATGCCGACTTGCAAG ATACAAGgacaaatatatcatttgcATGGTTCAATGGTGCCAACACCAGATGAACCGCATCAATTtctgcaaatatatttcatttcgtCGATGGTGGATCAGCTGAATGTGCGGTGTAATATTCAGGGAACACAACAGTTAAAGAGACGGATTATTGAACAGTTGCAAGCATTTTTTCACGCTAATAACGCTGTGGTTAATATGTTCAAAACAGCATTGGAACGAATGCCATCGGATACGCACAAATTTGTCATAAGAGCGGATTGTACCCCAACAGGTGAACATGTGCGAAGATTCAATGCACCCACCGTTAATGATGTTGCTGCAATTATTGTTGGCGATCCAACTAAATCGCGAGACATTGTCGTTCAGCGAAGAAGCAATATCATGCATCGTGTAAACGAGACACATCGTTTGTACGATGCGTTACAATATCCAATCATTTATTGGCAAGGGCAAGACGGATACGACATCACGTTGAAGATGGTCGATCCAattacaa GCGTATCaacgaataaaaatctaaGCGCAATGAATTACTATGCGTATCGTATGATGATTCGTACACATGAGGAGAATGTCATTCTGAAGTGCCGTCGGCTATTCCAGCAATTCGCTGTCGACATGTATGTCAAAGTCGAGACAGAACGTTTAGCGTTCATCCGATTCAATCAGGCAAAGCTACGATCTGAGGACTATATACACTTGCGTGATGCTATTCATTCAGATGGTGATGTTCAGAGTATTGGACGTCTGACGATTCTCCCATCATCTTATATCGGAAGCCCACGCCACATGCACGAATACGCTCAAGACGCTATGACGTACGTGCGAAATTATGGAACTcccgatttatttattacgttcaCTTGCAATCCGAAGTGGACGGAAATTGAACGTGAGTTGGAACCGGGCCAAAAACCGCAAGATCGCCATGACATAATAGCCAGAGTATTTCAGCAAAAACTCAAGGTCATGATGGATGTGCTTACTAAGTATCGAGTTTTTGGTGACACACGTTGTTATATGTACTCGGTGGAATGGCAGAAGCGTGGACTACCGCATGCTCATATCCTAACTTGGTTGCTGAACAAATTACATTCAAATGAAGTGGATGACATCATATCAGCTGAAATTCCTGATCCAGTCACTGATCCCCATCTACACGACATTGTGACGACACAGATGGTGCATGGACCGTGCGGTGCATTAAATCCATTATCGCCTTGCATGACTGATGGAAAGTGCACAAAACGATATCCGCGACCGTTAGTTGCTGAAACAGTTACAGGGAACGACGGATATCCAGTATATCGTCGGCGTTCAAAAGAAGATAATGGTCGAACTATCAAAGTTAAAGTTCAAAATCAAGAGATTGAGATCGGAAATGAATTCATTGTACCATATTGCCCGCTACTATCACGAATTTTTGAAACACATGTAAACGTTGAGAGTTGTCATTCGGCCaaatcaatcaaatatttgtgCAAGTACGTCACTAAAGGCAGCGACATGGCTGTGTTTGGTATTGCGTCGGAAAATGCGAATGACGAAATCAGCAACTTCCAAATGGGCAGATACGTCAGTACTAATGAAGCACTGTGgcgattattttcatttctaattCATGAAAGATATCCCACAGTTGTACATTTAGCAGTGCATTTGGAAAATGGCCAAAGAGTTTACTTCACTGAAGCTAATGCAGCACAACGAGCTGAGAGACCACCATCGACAACATTGACTAGCTTCTTTGCAATGTGTGAAGCAGATCCATTCGCAGCGACGCTGATGTACGTTGAAATGCCTAAGTATTACACTTGGAATCAATCAACAAAGAAATTCCAACGTCGCAAACAAGGAACCCCAGTTCCAGATTGGCCACAGGTGTTTTCCACTGATGCACTAGGTCGCATGTATACTGTTCATCCTAGAAatgatgaatgtttttatttgcgaCTGCTGTTGGTAAATGTACGTGGACCAAAATCATTTGCGCATTTGAAAACTGTGAATGGCCACCAATGCCAAACATATCGAGAAGCATGTCAACTATTGAGTTTGCTAGAGAACGATTCTCATTGGGATTTAACACTTGCGGATTCAGTTGTTTCATCAAATGCGTACCAAATACGAACGCTGTTCGCAATTATCATCACCACATGTTCTCCTTCACAACCAATTCAGTTATGGAACAAATACAAAGACGACATATGTGAAGATATCTTGCATCGCTTGCGCATTCAAACGAATAATCCTGACATGCAAATAACCGATGAAATCTACAATGAAGGACTGATTCTGATTGAGGATCAATGCTTGACTATTGCAAACAAGCTACTGATTGAAGTAGGAATGATTGCACCAAATCGATCAATACACGATGCATTCAACCAAGAATTAAATCGAGAGCTGCAATACAATGTTGATACATTGCAGGAATTCGTTCAAAATAATGTGCCGTTGCTGAATGAACAGCAAAAACCAGTATACGAAACATTAATGCAAGCGGTGGACAATAATACTGGTGGTCTATTCTTCCTGGACGCATCTGGAGGAACAGGGAAAACATTTgtcatttcattgattttggCCACTATTCGATCAACAGGTGACATAGCTTTGGCGTTAGCATCATCTGGAATTGCGGCGACTCTTCTAGATGGCGGTCGTACTGCACATTCTGCGCTTAAGTTGCCACtcaatttaaacacaattgaGACTCCAACATGCAATATTTCCCGATCCAGTGCAATGGGAAAATTGTTGACGCAATGCAAGCTCATTGTTTGGGATGAGTGCACAATGGCACATAAGAAATCACTTGAAGCACTCAACTTCACACTGAAGGATCTTCGGcgaaataacaacatttttggcGGCTTGATGATATTGTTGGCAGGCGATTTCAGGCAGACGTTGCCAGTAATTCCCCGTGGAACGCCTGCAGATGAATTGAATGCTTGCCTGAAGGCATCACCTTTATGGAATAACGTAAAAACATTATCGCTAACCACTAATATGAGAGTTCAACTTCAAAATGATCAAAGTGCTGcacaattttcaaaacaattgttaGCTGTTGGAAATGGAAAAGTCCCAGTTGATGCGACATCTGGATTAATTACTCTTACCAACGACTTTTGCCGATTTGTAGACTCTCAACTAGctcttattgaaaatgtttttccaAACATTAGTGAGAATTATCAGAATTATGCTTGGTTAAGTCAACGAGCAATTCTTGCCGCAAAGAATAATGATGTACACGCACTGAATTTCACCATTCAATCAAAAATCGATGGCGATTTGGTGACATACAAATCCGTTGATTCCATAACAAATCCCGATGATGTAGTACATTATCCAACGGAGTTTTTGAACTCTCTGGAGTTACCAGGATTTCCACCACATAACTTGCAACTCAAAGTTGGTACAGTTATTATGATATTGCGTAATTTGAATCCACCGCGACTTTGCAACGGTACTCGACTTGCGGTAAAAAGACTTATGCCGAATTTGATTGAGGCAACCATTATTAACGGAAAGTACGCAGgtgaaaatgtatgtattcctCGAATACCAATGATTCCGACTGATCTTCCGTTTGACTTCAAACGATTGCAATTTCCAGTTCGCCTTGCGTTCGCAATGACAATTAACAAGTCGCAAGGCCAATCGCATAGTGTTTGCGggataaatttagaaaatcattgtttttcaCATGGGCAGTTATACGTTGCGTGTTCACGAGTTGGGAAACCATCCGCTTTGTTTGTATTAACGTCAgaccaaaaaacaaaaaatgtggtTTACCAAAGAGCACTTCAATGA